The Pseudomonas cucumis sequence CAGTCGGCACGAGTCAGGGTGGTCATTCGAGTGTCCTCCTCTTATTGAATACGAGTGCCCCGCGTTCTATGCGGGTGCTGTCAGGAATTCTGCCCGGCCAGCCTGCTTTTCGGCTCAAGGCAACCGTTACCCTAAACCAGCGGCCGGTGAAGTTTCAATATATTTGACACAAGGCTGGCAAACGGCCTTGCGATGTTCATTTTAATAAACATAGACTTTCAATTTTCCAGCGCAATCACGGGGGAATACCAGCATGAGCATTCAGGATATCGTCGATTTCAGCCAGGCCAACACCCAGCCCGATCGTTATCGGCCCGACCCGGCGAAAGTCCTCAAGGGCGACCCCGAGCAAGCGGTGTACAACCATTACAACAGCCCGTGTGGCCAGATGAGTGCAGGTGTTTGGGAAGGCGAAGTCGGCCAGTGGCTAGTGAACTACACCGAGCACGAATACTGCGAAATCGTTCAGGGGGTTTCAGTGCTGCGCGACGGCGATGGCAACGCCAAGACCCTGCGCGTGGGCGATCGCTTCGTGATTCCGGCCGGTTTCAAAGGCACCTGGGAAGTACTGGAGCCGTGCCGCAAGATTTACGTGGTGTTTGAACAGAAGGCTTGAAAATTTGTGCTGTTTGGGCCGGCCTCATCGCGGGCAAGCCTCGCTCCTACAGAACGGACGCGACTCACCGTAGGAGCGAGGCTTGCCCGCGAAGGCGCACTGGTAGACACCGCATAACCCACAGGCAACAAAAAAGGCCCGTATCTCGCGATACGGGCCTTTTTCGTAAGAGAGAAAAATCAATTACTTGATTTTGCCTTCTTTGTAGATCACGTGCTTGCGAACAACCGGATCAAATTTCTTGATCTCGATTTTGTCCGGAGTAGTGCGCTTGTTCTTGTCGGTAGTGTAGAAGTGACCAGTACCGGCGCTCGAAATCAAACGAATCAATTCACGCATGATTAGCTCCCTTAGATCTTGCCAGCTTTGCGGATTTCGGCCAGCACGACAGTGATGCCACGCTTGTCGATGATACGCATGCCTTTGGCAGATACGCGCAGACGCACGAAACGTTTCTCTTCTTCAACCCAGAAGCGGTGATGCTGCAGGTTCGGCAGGAAACGACGACGGGTTTTGTTGTTTGCGTGGGAAATGTTATTCCCAGTCACCGGACCCTTACCGGTAACTTGACAGACTCTCGACATGCCTCAGCCCTCTAAAACCACATGCCCAACCCGGCATGGGTTGGCCGCTTAATCTCTCAGTCATTTGGCGCCAGGCGCCGCGTTTCTTTAGAGGTCTTACCGGCTACACCTACAGTGAAGG is a genomic window containing:
- a CDS encoding cupin domain-containing protein — encoded protein: MSIQDIVDFSQANTQPDRYRPDPAKVLKGDPEQAVYNHYNSPCGQMSAGVWEGEVGQWLVNYTEHEYCEIVQGVSVLRDGDGNAKTLRVGDRFVIPAGFKGTWEVLEPCRKIYVVFEQKA
- the rpmB gene encoding 50S ribosomal protein L28 → MSRVCQVTGKGPVTGNNISHANNKTRRRFLPNLQHHRFWVEEEKRFVRLRVSAKGMRIIDKRGITVVLAEIRKAGKI
- the rpmG gene encoding 50S ribosomal protein L33, with product MRELIRLISSAGTGHFYTTDKNKRTTPDKIEIKKFDPVVRKHVIYKEGKIK